Within the Longimicrobiaceae bacterium genome, the region CCGCCCGGCCAACTACCCCCCCGGCAACGCCGGCCGGGGCGCCGTGGTGGTCGAGGTGGGCGGGGTGCGCCTGGCGGTGCTCAACCTGCAGGGGCGCACCTTCATGCCGCCCATCGACGACCCCTTCCGCGGCGCCGACGCGCTGCTCGCGGAGCTGAAGGGGAGGGCCGACGTGGCCGTGGTCGACTTCCACGCCGAGGCCACCAGCGAGAAGCAGGCGTTCGCGCGCTACCTGGACGGCCGCGTGGCAGCGGTGGTTGGCACCCACACGCACGTGCAGACCGCGGACGAGCGGATCCTGCCGAAGGGCACCGCCTTCATCACCGACCTGGGCATCACCGGCGGGCTGGACGGGATCATCGGGATGAAGTGGGAGATCTCGCTGGAGCGGCAGCTCATGCAGAGCCGCGGCGAGCGGATGCAGCCCGCCGACGGCGACCTGCACCTGCAGGGCGCGGTGGTCGAGGTGGACGTCGCGAGCGGGCGGGCGCGCTCGATCGAGCGCGTGAGCGTCCCGTATGCCCGGGCGCTC harbors:
- a CDS encoding TIGR00282 family metallophosphoesterase encodes the protein MRILFVADVIGSPGRKVAKGLLRLVRKEARADAVVLNGENAAGGFGITPEIVHEFLDLGVDVITTGNHVWDKIKELEPTLRNESIPLIRPANYPPGNAGRGAVVVEVGGVRLAVLNLQGRTFMPPIDDPFRGADALLAELKGRADVAVVDFHAEATSEKQAFARYLDGRVAAVVGTHTHVQTADERILPKGTAFITDLGITGGLDGIIGMKWEISLERQLMQSRGERMQPADGDLHLQGAVVEVDVASGRARSIERVSVPYARALEGMFGKQRT